One Cytophagales bacterium DNA window includes the following coding sequences:
- a CDS encoding ArsO family NAD(P)H-dependent flavin-containing monooxygenase codes for MKVYDNIIIGGGQAALSVAYFFRRYKLDYLILDNQVAAGGSWLQTWDSLSLFSPTTFSSLSGWMMPKGEHDYPTKEDFIAYLRAYEDRYKMPIQRPVQVQHVNKKDQLFEVHTNVGSYSCKTLVSATGSSNNPHIPKYAGYELFEGQQLHSYDYRNSKELPGKKTLIIGGGNSGAQILAEVSKVADTQWVTLEAPKFLPDDVDGRVLFHEATNKFFNKSSEKPVNYSLGDIVMVPSVKEARQRDVLHARRPFKSFFEKGVIWEDGTKELFDTVIWCTGFKPDFVHLQSLDVVENGRIPTQFTRSKKEPNLWLVGYGSWTGFASATIYGVGKTAKQTAMKINEALQEG; via the coding sequence ATGAAAGTATACGACAACATCATCATCGGCGGAGGCCAGGCAGCTTTGTCAGTTGCTTATTTTTTCCGGCGCTATAAGCTTGATTATCTGATCCTCGACAATCAGGTGGCTGCAGGTGGCTCATGGTTACAAACCTGGGACAGTTTGTCTTTATTTTCACCGACTACTTTCAGCTCTCTGTCCGGATGGATGATGCCCAAAGGAGAACACGATTACCCTACGAAGGAGGACTTCATTGCGTATCTCCGTGCCTATGAAGATCGGTACAAAATGCCGATCCAGCGACCAGTTCAGGTCCAACATGTCAACAAAAAGGACCAGCTTTTTGAGGTGCATACCAATGTCGGTTCTTACTCCTGTAAAACGTTGGTCAGTGCCACGGGGAGCAGCAACAATCCACACATTCCGAAATATGCGGGGTATGAACTATTTGAAGGCCAGCAGTTGCATTCTTACGATTATCGCAATTCCAAAGAGTTACCAGGGAAAAAGACCTTGATCATTGGAGGTGGCAATTCCGGGGCTCAGATCCTGGCCGAAGTTTCCAAAGTTGCTGATACACAATGGGTGACATTGGAAGCTCCAAAATTCCTTCCGGATGATGTGGATGGTCGGGTGCTTTTTCATGAAGCCACCAATAAATTTTTCAACAAATCCTCCGAAAAGCCGGTCAACTACTCCCTTGGAGATATTGTGATGGTCCCAAGTGTGAAAGAGGCGCGCCAAAGGGATGTACTTCATGCACGAAGGCCTTTTAAATCCTTCTTCGAAAAAGGTGTGATCTGGGAAGACGGAACCAAAGAACTATTCGATACGGTCATTTGGTGTACAGGCTTCAAACCTGATTTTGTTCACCTACAGAGTTTAGATGTCGTTGAAAATGGCCGAATTCCAACCCAATTCACCCGATCTAAAAAGGAGCCTAACCTATGGCTGGTGGGCTACGGTAGTTGGACGGGTTTTGCTTCTGCCACCATTTACGGAGTAGGTAAAACAGCCAAGCAAACGGCCATGAAAATTAATGAGGCTTTGCAGGAGGGGTAG
- a CDS encoding IS3 family transposase: MGRLCQLFGVTRQSYYQYYWQQETTSFEEELIIREVLRIRQVHRRMGGRKLYELLEPFMLEHQIKMGRDALFNVLAAHNLLVKRRKRRVFTTQSFHWLRKYPNHIRDFIPRASNQLWVSDITYWKIEAGYLYISLITDAYSRKIVGYQVAETLESVETLHALKMALDNNKGSIDQLIHHSDRGIQYCSGVYVSLLKKHGIMISMTENGDPLENAIAERINGIIKNEYLDGYEVNTLNVAKQLLDRVIEVYNNERPHMSLGNLTPNQVHDNPSINVENIWKKRRTVNLIQDYRKL, translated from the coding sequence CTGGGACGATTGTGTCAATTATTTGGTGTGACCAGGCAATCCTATTATCAATACTACTGGCAACAAGAGACGACTTCATTTGAAGAAGAATTGATTATTAGAGAGGTTCTCAGAATCCGTCAAGTTCATCGTAGAATGGGCGGCAGGAAGCTCTATGAATTACTGGAGCCGTTCATGCTAGAGCATCAGATTAAAATGGGCAGAGATGCATTATTTAACGTCTTAGCTGCTCATAATCTGTTAGTTAAGCGAAGAAAGCGGCGAGTCTTTACGACTCAATCTTTCCATTGGCTCCGCAAGTATCCAAACCACATCAGAGACTTTATACCTAGAGCTTCCAATCAACTTTGGGTGAGTGATATCACTTATTGGAAGATTGAGGCTGGGTATTTGTATATCAGCCTGATCACTGATGCATACTCAAGAAAGATCGTTGGATATCAAGTTGCTGAGACATTAGAATCAGTAGAAACACTTCATGCCTTGAAGATGGCTCTTGATAATAATAAAGGGTCAATAGATCAGCTGATTCATCATTCAGATAGAGGTATTCAATACTGCTCAGGAGTATATGTTTCTCTACTTAAGAAGCATGGCATTATGATATCTATGACTGAAAACGGAGATCCTTTGGAGAATGCGATCGCAGAAAGAATAAATGGTATTATCAAGAATGAATATCTGGATGGCTATGAAGTCAATACACTAAATGTAGCTAAACAGCTCTTGGATCGTGTCATAGAAGTCTACAATAATGAACGACCACATATGAGCCTTGGGAATCTAACTCCCAACCAGGTTCATGATAACCCTTCGATAAACGTTGAAAACATTTGGAAAAAAAGACGAACTGTAAACCTTATTCAGGACTATCGAAAATTGTAA
- a CDS encoding OsmC family protein, whose translation MEQIKITLEQHAATSMKLLHDQFEVIIDRPVAKGGGGAGLMGGQYLLTGIAGCFCSTFFAAAQARDVTVAGLKVQVIATVSEDLPKRFTDVKLEVTYESCSDPGAFEKLLKMSEQGCISVNTVKNAMTFSAEAV comes from the coding sequence ATGGAACAGATTAAAATTACCCTGGAACAACATGCAGCCACTTCAATGAAGTTATTACACGATCAATTTGAGGTCATCATCGATCGACCAGTGGCGAAAGGTGGGGGAGGTGCCGGACTGATGGGTGGCCAATACCTATTGACCGGAATTGCAGGTTGCTTTTGCAGTACCTTCTTTGCGGCGGCGCAGGCCAGAGACGTGACAGTAGCAGGGCTCAAGGTTCAGGTGATTGCTACCGTGAGTGAGGATTTGCCTAAACGTTTCACGGATGTGAAATTAGAAGTCACTTACGAAAGTTGCAGTGATCCGGGTGCATTTGAAAAGCTCCTGAAAATGTCGGAACAAGGATGCATTTCCGTAAATACGGTTAAAAATGCGATGACCTTTTCTGCGGAGGCGGTGTAA
- a CDS encoding alpha-hydroxy acid oxidase, with protein MKDSINPKYPDISFLREKARKRIPRFAFEYLDHGCNSDINLQRNTSDIRDIQLKPYYLRDFKGSTLETELFGHTYSVPFGVSPIGLQGMMWPGATEILAKAAFEHNLPFILSTVGTASLEKVSEITEGKAWFQLYHPAEEKLRNDLLRRAQTAQYQTLVILADTPAFGYRPREIKNGLSLPPRMTLNNIWQMMTHPNWVLQTLKTGAPFFETLRPYIPKRTSLKHLGQFMNKTFDGRLSQDRLKALRDLWPGKLVLKGVASEEDVAKCLSIGLDGVIVSNHGGRQLDHGQSAVEAMKSIAKSYSGKLTIMMDSGIRTGPDIACCLAAGADFTFLGRSFMYGLAAVGKEGGSHTIHLLKKQLQQIMEQLGCERITNLKNHLVV; from the coding sequence ATGAAAGACTCCATCAACCCGAAATACCCAGACATCTCCTTCCTTCGAGAAAAGGCTCGAAAGCGTATTCCGAGGTTTGCGTTTGAGTATTTGGATCATGGGTGTAATTCGGACATTAACCTGCAGCGAAATACATCGGATATCCGTGACATTCAATTGAAGCCTTATTACCTGCGTGACTTTAAAGGATCGACACTGGAAACCGAATTATTTGGGCATACCTACAGTGTGCCTTTTGGCGTGTCTCCGATAGGTTTGCAGGGAATGATGTGGCCTGGTGCGACGGAAATCCTCGCAAAAGCGGCTTTTGAACATAATCTTCCGTTCATTCTCAGTACGGTAGGAACCGCAAGTCTGGAAAAGGTAAGCGAGATCACGGAAGGGAAGGCCTGGTTTCAGCTTTATCATCCAGCAGAAGAAAAGTTGCGAAACGATCTGCTGAGAAGGGCGCAAACCGCACAATATCAGACCCTTGTCATTTTAGCAGATACACCTGCTTTTGGGTATCGACCCAGGGAGATCAAAAATGGCCTATCGCTACCTCCTCGCATGACCCTGAACAATATCTGGCAGATGATGACTCATCCGAATTGGGTACTACAAACATTGAAAACGGGAGCTCCCTTTTTCGAGACGTTGCGTCCATACATTCCCAAAAGAACCAGCCTCAAACATCTGGGCCAATTCATGAATAAAACCTTTGATGGCCGGCTGAGTCAAGACCGACTGAAAGCATTGCGCGATTTATGGCCTGGAAAGCTGGTTTTGAAAGGAGTCGCCAGTGAGGAGGATGTTGCTAAATGTTTGTCGATAGGATTAGATGGTGTGATAGTGTCCAATCATGGTGGGCGTCAGCTGGATCACGGTCAATCTGCGGTGGAAGCCATGAAGTCCATTGCAAAAAGTTATTCGGGTAAATTGACCATTATGATGGACAGTGGCATTCGGACAGGCCCGGATATCGCTTGCTGTTTGGCCGCCGGAGCTGATTTCACGTTTCTTGGCAGGTCCTTCATGTATGGTTTAGCTGCGGTTGGAAAGGAAGGTGGAAGCCATACCATTCACCTGTTGAAGAAACAACTACAACAAATCATGGAACAATTGGGTTGTGAGCGTATCACAAACCTTAAAAATCATCTGGTTGTGTAA
- the mutS gene encoding DNA mismatch repair protein MutS produces MAKTKAKAKETPLMKQYNAIKAKYPGALLLFRVGDFYETFADDAVTASKVLDIILTKRSNGSASEVALAGFPHHSLDSYLPRLVRAGHRVAICDQLEDPKTVKGIVKRGVTELVTPGLSMNDNVLEQKRNNYLASIHYTRDGVGIAFLDLSTGEFFVTEGDKPYLDKMIQGFQPAEIIYSKAERDHYDAAFGDHYNDLALDDWIYTYDFGYEKLIQHFKTNSLKGFGIEELSNAIIAAGAILHYLDATEHKEVGHITSISRLEEDKYMWLDKFTVRNLELVQSNQPDGTALIDILDQVVTAMGSRLLRRWLVLPLKNREQIEGRLNTVEALLDEEELLEKIVEQLKQMADLERLISKVATARINPREMLQLKKSLKSIAPILEALRASETKVFHRIADQLNLCETLTNEIDEKLKEDAPMLVNQGGLIQDGINDELDELRKISHSGKDYLLQIKEREMEKTGISSLKIAYNKVFGYYLEVTNSHKDKVPPEWIRKQTLVNAERYITDELKTYEEKILNAEDRILVIETKLYNELVAHASEFINPVQQNAQVLATLDCLSNFASLAKQNHYVKPSLSNESVLDIKQGRHPVIEKSLPHGESYVPNDVYLDSESQQVIIITGPNMAGKSALLRQTALIALMAQVGCFVPAGYAKVGIVDKIFTRVGASDNLSRGESTFMVEMTETASILNNLSENSLVIMDEIGRGTSTYDGISIAWSIVEHLHNHPKYKAKTLFATHYHELNDLAKEMPRVKNFNVSVKELENKVVFLRKLVEGGSEHSFGIHVAQMAGMPNEVVIRSNEILHYLEKEKLPKGDQKKIEDIPSSQFQLNLFEADPKFEELVKALGEIDINTISPVEALLKLNKLKDILKGK; encoded by the coding sequence ATGGCAAAGACCAAAGCCAAAGCCAAGGAAACTCCCTTAATGAAGCAGTACAATGCCATTAAGGCAAAGTACCCCGGAGCACTATTGTTGTTTCGAGTAGGCGACTTTTATGAGACGTTTGCCGACGATGCGGTTACTGCCAGCAAGGTGCTGGATATTATTCTGACGAAAAGGTCGAATGGTTCTGCTTCTGAGGTAGCCCTGGCAGGATTCCCGCATCATTCCCTGGATTCCTACTTGCCCCGATTGGTTCGTGCGGGTCATCGGGTAGCCATCTGTGATCAGTTGGAGGACCCCAAAACGGTGAAGGGGATTGTAAAAAGAGGGGTTACGGAGTTGGTTACGCCAGGCTTGTCCATGAATGACAATGTACTGGAGCAAAAAAGAAACAATTACCTCGCTTCTATTCACTATACCCGAGATGGTGTAGGAATCGCTTTTCTGGACCTTTCGACGGGGGAGTTTTTCGTCACCGAAGGGGATAAGCCCTATCTGGATAAGATGATCCAGGGGTTTCAACCCGCCGAGATCATTTATTCAAAAGCCGAGCGGGACCATTACGATGCTGCCTTTGGCGATCATTACAATGACCTGGCACTGGACGACTGGATTTATACCTACGATTTCGGATACGAAAAGCTGATCCAACACTTCAAAACCAATTCTTTGAAAGGCTTTGGCATTGAGGAACTATCGAATGCGATCATTGCTGCCGGGGCAATTTTGCATTATTTGGATGCCACGGAGCACAAAGAAGTAGGACATATCACTTCGATCTCACGATTAGAGGAGGACAAATACATGTGGTTGGACAAGTTCACCGTTCGCAACCTGGAACTGGTGCAATCTAATCAACCCGATGGAACCGCGCTGATTGATATCCTCGATCAGGTTGTTACAGCCATGGGTAGCCGTTTATTGAGGAGGTGGCTGGTGTTGCCGTTGAAGAACCGCGAACAGATTGAAGGCCGACTAAACACGGTAGAGGCACTACTCGATGAAGAAGAATTGCTGGAAAAGATCGTAGAGCAACTCAAACAAATGGCTGACCTGGAAAGGTTAATTTCCAAAGTGGCTACAGCGAGGATCAATCCACGGGAAATGCTCCAGCTGAAGAAAAGCTTGAAAAGTATTGCTCCTATTTTAGAGGCATTGCGTGCTTCGGAAACCAAGGTATTCCATCGGATTGCAGATCAGCTCAATTTGTGCGAGACGTTGACCAATGAAATTGACGAAAAACTCAAAGAAGATGCGCCGATGCTGGTCAATCAGGGTGGGCTGATCCAGGATGGAATCAATGATGAGTTGGATGAGCTGCGAAAAATTTCTCACTCCGGAAAGGATTATCTCCTTCAGATCAAGGAGCGAGAGATGGAGAAGACAGGCATTTCCTCGTTGAAGATCGCCTATAATAAAGTCTTTGGGTACTATTTAGAGGTAACTAATTCGCACAAAGACAAGGTGCCGCCGGAGTGGATCCGAAAACAGACGCTGGTCAATGCGGAGAGATACATCACGGATGAACTCAAGACATATGAAGAAAAGATCCTCAATGCGGAGGATCGGATTCTGGTCATTGAGACCAAATTGTACAATGAATTGGTGGCACATGCTTCCGAGTTCATCAATCCCGTCCAGCAGAATGCGCAAGTACTGGCTACCCTTGATTGTCTGAGCAATTTTGCCTCTCTGGCCAAGCAAAATCATTATGTAAAGCCTTCGTTATCCAATGAATCGGTGCTTGACATCAAGCAAGGTCGTCACCCGGTCATTGAGAAGTCGCTTCCTCACGGTGAGTCCTATGTACCTAATGATGTGTATTTGGACAGTGAATCTCAGCAGGTGATCATCATTACCGGACCCAACATGGCAGGTAAGTCAGCGCTGCTTCGTCAAACAGCATTGATCGCGTTGATGGCTCAAGTCGGCTGTTTCGTGCCAGCTGGATACGCCAAAGTCGGCATTGTTGATAAAATATTTACCCGGGTTGGAGCCTCGGATAATCTTTCTCGAGGTGAATCTACTTTCATGGTTGAAATGACGGAGACTGCTAGTATCCTCAACAATTTGAGCGAAAACAGCCTGGTGATCATGGATGAGATCGGTCGAGGTACGAGTACTTACGACGGGATTTCCATCGCCTGGTCCATTGTCGAACATTTGCACAACCATCCAAAATACAAGGCCAAGACCCTTTTCGCAACCCATTATCATGAATTGAATGACCTGGCCAAAGAAATGCCAAGGGTCAAGAATTTCAATGTGTCCGTGAAGGAGCTGGAAAATAAAGTGGTCTTCTTAAGAAAACTGGTAGAGGGCGGAAGCGAGCACAGCTTTGGTATCCATGTAGCCCAGATGGCAGGGATGCCCAATGAAGTGGTGATCCGCTCCAATGAGATCCTTCATTATCTGGAAAAGGAAAAACTCCCAAAAGGAGACCAGAAAAAGATCGAGGATATTCCCAGCAGTCAGTTCCAACTCAACCTTTTTGAAGCCGATCCAAAATTTGAAGAACTCGTCAAAGCTTTAGGAGAGATTGACATCAATACCATTTCTCCGGTTGAGGCCTTACTCAAATTGAATAAGCTTAAGGATATTTTGAAAGGGAAGTAA
- a CDS encoding SusC/RagA family TonB-linked outer membrane protein, translating to MKKIYWQFSWVFLLLLSVQVAWAQTTVSGRVTDKNTGDGLPGVTVIVKGTTVGTTTTVSGDYSISVPSGSDILVFSFIGFAAQEKEITGGTLDVQLSEDVTNLEEVVVTGLASNIKRSNLANNVSTVNAKALTGTTTGATLDGALYGKMTGVNINSAGGAPGGQTAMRLRGISSLSGNNQPLFIVDGVYISNTQLTNGSSVASGANAGREEGGSNRVSDINPEDIESIEILKGASAAAIYGTRANAGVVIINTKRGTDGKTQIRFDQDFGFNTIQNFAGRRTFTEETVAAQFGAGEVANFRAAQQAGRIFNYEEELYGEEGFISDSRLSISGGNDKTKFYFNTSRRDEDGIMKRTGYDRTSIRLNLDHKISDDLKIGFSSNYVNSTAARGPVGNENNGGFSVGYNLALVTADWEDLFPDENGNYPDGRFAATNIIFNRDRIDNDEEVNRLLQGVKVDYNLLRRDNLQVKLVANGGLDFFLAKTFVYIPETHQVQRSTTNGFISAGRNNSLQYNYQAFAVVDFFTANNISLNGQFGISYLNFESDETINQTTQLVPTQTNSGQGNAFSTFQRLTAEEEFGIIGQGQFNWDDRVIATAGIRFDKSSLNGDPNKYFAFPRASVAVNVANFDFWSVSAMNLLKVRLAYGETGSSARFGSLFTPLGATSVGGVLGLSLPNVGQNGFAAQLGDTNLEPETSQEIEYGIDMAFLDGRFGLEFTGYQRDVKNLIYPFSSIPLSSGFSNQIRTDFDLRNRGIEIALNANPVTNSFLNWNTTVSWWYNEAQVDRLGIGEFQPSGEGFSLTFGSSFIREGETATSLAANIGGVPTIIGDAAPDFQMSWFNELTIAKNFNLSFLWHWKEGGDVLNLTKLLSDFGGVTPDLDDPDVVANPRFATDGARAYIEDGTYIRLREIGLYYNIPLVNAGPLQQARIGVSGKNILTITDYTSYDPETSAFGPSGLSQGIEVTPFPSAKQFYLHLGVRF from the coding sequence ATGAAGAAAATTTACTGGCAATTCAGTTGGGTCTTTCTGCTGCTCCTTTCGGTGCAAGTAGCGTGGGCTCAAACGACCGTATCCGGTCGGGTAACGGATAAAAATACCGGTGACGGACTCCCGGGTGTTACCGTGATCGTGAAAGGAACCACCGTAGGAACAACTACTACGGTCAGCGGAGATTACAGCATCAGTGTGCCATCAGGCTCAGACATATTAGTATTCTCTTTCATCGGCTTTGCCGCGCAAGAAAAGGAAATAACCGGAGGAACACTGGACGTTCAACTTTCTGAAGACGTAACGAACCTTGAAGAGGTGGTAGTCACGGGTCTTGCTTCCAACATCAAACGTTCCAATCTTGCGAACAATGTTTCCACTGTAAATGCTAAAGCGCTGACAGGAACCACGACCGGTGCCACCCTGGATGGGGCACTTTATGGCAAAATGACCGGGGTGAACATTAACTCAGCAGGTGGTGCTCCCGGAGGACAAACCGCTATGAGGCTGAGAGGAATATCTTCACTTTCCGGCAACAACCAGCCGTTGTTTATCGTGGATGGGGTTTACATCAGCAACACCCAACTGACTAATGGTTCTTCTGTGGCTTCTGGTGCCAATGCCGGCAGAGAAGAAGGTGGGTCGAACCGGGTTTCTGACATTAATCCTGAGGACATTGAAAGCATTGAAATCCTTAAGGGCGCTTCCGCTGCAGCCATTTATGGGACGCGTGCTAATGCCGGGGTTGTGATCATCAATACGAAGCGAGGTACCGATGGTAAAACTCAAATTCGATTCGATCAGGATTTTGGTTTCAATACGATACAAAACTTCGCTGGAAGAAGAACCTTTACTGAGGAGACAGTTGCAGCTCAGTTTGGTGCCGGAGAAGTGGCCAACTTCCGAGCTGCACAGCAAGCTGGGCGTATTTTCAACTACGAAGAGGAGCTGTATGGTGAAGAAGGGTTCATTTCTGATTCCAGGCTCTCTATTTCTGGAGGAAATGACAAAACCAAGTTCTACTTCAATACCAGCCGTCGCGATGAAGATGGCATCATGAAAAGAACTGGCTACGATCGAACTTCCATTCGATTGAACCTGGATCACAAAATCTCAGATGATCTGAAGATTGGATTTTCTTCCAACTACGTGAATAGTACTGCCGCACGAGGACCTGTAGGTAATGAAAACAATGGTGGATTCAGTGTTGGTTACAACCTGGCACTGGTTACTGCCGATTGGGAAGACCTCTTCCCCGATGAAAACGGCAACTATCCTGATGGTCGTTTTGCCGCAACAAACATCATTTTCAACAGGGATCGAATCGACAATGATGAGGAAGTGAATCGATTGTTGCAGGGTGTCAAAGTGGATTATAATCTGCTACGTCGAGATAACTTACAAGTGAAACTGGTCGCCAATGGAGGTCTGGACTTCTTCCTTGCCAAAACCTTCGTTTACATTCCGGAAACGCACCAGGTGCAGCGAAGCACGACCAATGGATTCATCAGTGCAGGGCGAAACAATTCTTTGCAGTACAATTATCAGGCCTTTGCGGTGGTGGACTTCTTTACCGCGAACAACATCAGTCTGAATGGTCAGTTTGGTATCTCTTACCTGAATTTCGAAAGTGATGAGACCATCAACCAAACCACACAATTAGTGCCTACCCAAACCAACTCGGGTCAGGGTAATGCTTTTAGTACTTTCCAGCGACTCACAGCTGAAGAAGAATTCGGGATCATCGGTCAGGGACAATTCAACTGGGACGACCGTGTAATTGCTACAGCTGGTATTCGTTTTGATAAATCGAGCCTGAATGGAGATCCAAATAAATATTTTGCATTCCCCAGAGCATCGGTTGCGGTAAATGTCGCCAATTTCGATTTCTGGAGTGTGAGCGCGATGAACTTACTGAAAGTTCGTCTGGCTTATGGTGAAACAGGAAGTAGTGCTCGATTCGGATCTTTATTCACTCCTCTTGGGGCAACCTCTGTTGGCGGCGTACTGGGCCTTAGCTTACCGAATGTTGGCCAGAATGGATTTGCAGCACAGCTTGGTGACACTAACCTGGAGCCTGAAACTTCTCAGGAAATTGAGTACGGGATCGACATGGCGTTCCTTGACGGACGTTTCGGACTTGAATTCACCGGTTATCAAAGGGACGTCAAAAACCTGATCTATCCTTTCTCGTCCATTCCATTGTCTTCAGGGTTCTCCAATCAGATCCGGACTGATTTCGATCTGAGAAATCGTGGAATTGAGATCGCTTTGAATGCCAACCCAGTAACCAATTCGTTCCTGAACTGGAATACAACCGTAAGTTGGTGGTACAATGAAGCACAGGTTGACCGACTGGGCATTGGAGAATTCCAGCCTTCCGGTGAAGGATTTAGCCTGACGTTTGGTAGCTCATTTATTCGTGAAGGAGAAACAGCGACCTCTCTAGCTGCAAATATCGGTGGAGTACCTACCATCATCGGCGATGCCGCTCCTGATTTCCAAATGAGCTGGTTCAATGAATTGACCATCGCTAAAAATTTCAACTTGTCCTTCTTGTGGCACTGGAAAGAAGGTGGCGACGTACTGAACCTGACCAAACTGCTGTCTGACTTTGGTGGGGTCACTCCTGATCTGGATGATCCGGATGTAGTGGCCAACCCACGTTTCGCAACGGATGGTGCTCGTGCTTACATCGAAGATGGTACTTACATTCGATTGAGAGAGATCGGATTATATTACAACATTCCTTTGGTCAATGCGGGTCCGCTGCAGCAAGCAAGAATCGGTGTATCCGGAAAAAACATCCTGACCATCACTGATTACACGAGCTACGATCCTGAAACGTCGGCATTTGGTCCTTCAGGACTGTCTCAGGGAATTGAAGTTACTCCCTTCCCAAGTGCCAAGCAGTTTTACCTTCACTTAGGTGTCAGATTCTAA
- a CDS encoding RagB/SusD family nutrient uptake outer membrane protein → MKKLSLITLLSLVFIFSGCEIDEVPNPNGPNLFDFLGNPSQQDIDLLVAGLEARARDGVGGFITATGTISRELYFFNSSDPTTTETLPGKDGATLNGSEPQLTGTMFARYQAVKSAEFILDAVEVTSAVLTEAQRDGYRGVANTFKGLMLLDVLDLLNSNGVRVDVRDPENLGPYLSRTEGFAAIRSILDEGFNQLQGGEFLFQLSSGFAGFDTPATFAQFNRAVAARVAIHQGDYAGALSLVQASFLDIAGDLTVGPKRVYGNSGFEVQNPIFKAPQQSGDQFIVNNRMISDIQAGDTRISKFRMRNDPVGRDGLNGTHEIALYATATSPKDHIRNEELVLIYAEANIQQGNFADAITALNAIRNAYGLGDYAGAGAEADLIDEMLYNRTYSLWAEGHAMFDLRRYGRLNDTFLPNDRAGDIIHTEFPIPPFEQ, encoded by the coding sequence ATGAAAAAATTATCATTAATCACTCTATTAAGTCTGGTCTTCATTTTCTCAGGATGTGAGATCGACGAAGTTCCGAATCCTAACGGACCGAACCTATTCGATTTTCTAGGCAACCCAAGTCAGCAGGACATTGACCTGTTGGTGGCAGGACTGGAAGCTCGTGCCCGGGACGGTGTTGGAGGATTCATTACCGCAACAGGGACTATCTCCAGGGAGTTGTACTTTTTCAACTCATCGGACCCTACAACTACGGAAACCTTGCCCGGAAAAGACGGAGCTACCCTAAATGGGTCTGAGCCGCAACTTACAGGTACCATGTTTGCTCGCTATCAGGCAGTCAAGAGTGCCGAGTTCATCCTTGATGCGGTGGAAGTAACCAGTGCCGTTCTAACCGAAGCTCAACGGGATGGTTATCGTGGTGTTGCCAATACGTTCAAAGGTCTCATGCTCCTGGATGTCCTGGATCTGTTGAATTCTAACGGCGTTCGTGTAGATGTTCGCGACCCTGAAAACCTGGGACCTTATTTGTCCCGAACGGAAGGTTTCGCAGCTATTCGATCCATCCTAGATGAAGGATTTAATCAGTTACAAGGTGGTGAATTCTTGTTCCAGCTTTCTTCAGGATTCGCTGGCTTTGATACTCCAGCCACTTTTGCACAATTCAATCGTGCGGTAGCTGCCCGAGTTGCGATCCATCAGGGAGACTATGCGGGTGCCCTGAGCCTGGTACAGGCTTCTTTTTTGGATATCGCCGGTGACTTGACCGTAGGTCCTAAGCGCGTTTATGGCAATAGCGGTTTTGAAGTGCAGAACCCGATCTTCAAAGCCCCTCAACAAAGTGGAGATCAGTTTATTGTAAACAATCGAATGATTTCGGACATTCAGGCCGGAGATACCCGTATCAGTAAGTTTCGAATGAGAAATGATCCGGTGGGAAGAGATGGTCTGAATGGCACGCATGAGATTGCCCTTTATGCTACAGCGACTTCTCCGAAGGACCATATCCGAAACGAGGAACTGGTACTGATCTACGCTGAAGCCAATATCCAGCAAGGCAATTTTGCTGATGCCATCACAGCATTGAATGCCATTCGTAATGCTTACGGTCTGGGGGATTATGCAGGTGCCGGTGCAGAAGCCGATCTGATCGATGAGATGCTGTACAACAGAACGTATTCATTGTGGGCAGAAGGCCATGCGATGTTTGACCTGAGGAGATATGGTCGATTAAATGACACCTTCTTGCCAAATGACAGAGCGGGAGACATCATCCACACGGAGTTCCCAATTCCTCCTTTTGAACAATAA
- a CDS encoding RNA methyltransferase: MRKLKNEELGRLSVEEFKAAKKLNACLVLDNIRSMNNIGSAFRTGDAFRIEKIYLTGISATPPHRDIHKTALGATDSVDWEHVKDTLELIKRLREEGYQIVALEQAENSMTLEAFEPDPDKKYAIVFGNEVFGVDQEVVSQSDICVEIPQFGTKHSLNISVSIGVILWDFFSKIKPSFTDS; encoded by the coding sequence GTGAGAAAACTGAAAAACGAAGAGCTGGGCCGCCTATCAGTAGAGGAATTCAAAGCCGCCAAAAAACTCAATGCCTGCCTGGTACTGGATAACATCCGCAGTATGAACAACATTGGGTCTGCGTTCCGAACCGGTGACGCCTTCCGCATCGAAAAGATCTACCTGACGGGGATTTCTGCCACACCTCCCCACCGAGATATCCACAAAACAGCCCTCGGTGCAACCGACTCAGTAGACTGGGAACATGTAAAGGATACACTCGAATTGATCAAACGCCTTCGAGAAGAAGGATATCAGATCGTTGCACTGGAACAGGCCGAAAACAGCATGACTTTGGAGGCATTTGAGCCTGATCCAGACAAGAAATATGCCATCGTTTTTGGTAACGAAGTATTCGGGGTAGATCAGGAAGTAGTTTCTCAATCAGACATTTGTGTCGAAATTCCACAGTTCGGGACCAAGCATTCACTCAACATCTCGGTAAGCATTGGCGTCATTCTTTGGGATTTTTTCTCAAAAATAAAGCCTTCATTTACAGATAGTTAG